The Impatiens glandulifera chromosome 8, dImpGla2.1, whole genome shotgun sequence genome includes a window with the following:
- the LOC124912638 gene encoding uncharacterized protein LOC124912638, producing the protein MCPLRFILVFLSALLAGFLVLKNINSEADIYVDEQSDDTDSTAGRSSKVLGSMSAGFWTFVDMASGRYLWRNLVSSKPTSD; encoded by the exons aTGTGTCCGCTTCGATTTATTCTGGTTTTCCTATCAGCTTTGCTAGCTGGGTTTTTGGTTCTCAAGAACATCAATTCTGAGGCCGACATTTATGTCGATGAACAATCCGACGACACTGATTCCACTGCCGGTCGCTCCTCTAAG GTTTTGGGATCAATGTCGGCTGGATTCTGGACTTTTGTAGACATGGCTAGCGGTCGTTACCTTTGGAGGAACTTGGTTTCTTCCAAACCCACTTCCGATTGA
- the LOC124911394 gene encoding peroxidase 4-like, translated as MASSSSSPSMLVSITTSLLLVMILFSGSSLASLSTDYYYKTCPNVFEAVNSVVKSAIAKERRIGASLLRLHFHDCFVNGCDGSILLDDTPSSRGEKTAAPNNRSVRGFNVVDDIKSKVESVCPGVVSCADILAIAARDSVDILGGPEWDVKLGRRDSKTASFSAANSGVIPPPTSTLSNLINRFQAKGLSAKDMVVLSGAHTIGAARCVTFRNRIYNETNIDSSFAKNRQRNCPAPAGSGDNNLAALDVTTPTTFDNKYYNNLLSKKGLLHSDQILYNGGSTDSFVEAYSKKPEDFSEDFVSAIIRMGDIDVLTGSSGEIRRNCRKAN; from the exons AtggcatcttcttcttcatccccTTCAATGCTCGTGAGCATCACGACCTCACTCCTTTTGGTGATGATCTTGTTCTCGGGCAGTTCATTGGCGTCGCTTTCAACTGATTACTACTACAAAACATGTCCCAATGTTTTTGAAGCCGTCAACTCTGTAGTCAAATCCGCAATCGCCAAGGAAAGGCGCATTGGAGCTTCCCTCCTTCGCCTCCACTTCCACGATTGCTTCgtaaat GGTTGTGACGGTTCCATACTACTCGACGACACCCCTTCATCCAGAGGCGAGAAGACAGCAGCCCCAAACAACAGATCTGTCCGAGGATTCAATGTTGTTGACGATATCAAGTCAAAGGTGGAGAGTGTTTGTCCCGGCGTGGTCTCTTGCGCGGATATCTTGGCTATAGCTGCTCGCGACTCCGTAGACATT CTTGGAGGACCAGAGTGGGATGTGAAACTTGGTAGAAGAGACTCAAAAACAGCGAGCTTTTCAGCTGCTAACAGTGGAGTAATTCCGCCTCCAACTTCAACTCTTAGCAACCTCATAAACCGGTTCCAAGCTAAGGGTCTATCGGCTAAGGACATGGTCGTGCTTTCCG GGGCACACACAATAGGTGCGGCAAGATGTGTCACATTTAGAAACCGCATATACAATGAAACCAACATAGACTCATCCTTTGCCAAGAATAGGCAAAGAAATTGCCCTGCCCCAGCAGGGTCCGGTGACAACAACCTAGCCGCTCTCGATGTTACTACTCCAACCACGTTCGATAACAAGTACTACAATAATCTTTTGTCGAAGAAGGGACTTCTTCACTCCGACCAAATTCTCTACAACGGTGGCTCAACCGACTCTTTTGTTGAGGCTTACAGCAAGAAGCCCGAAGACTTTTCCGAGGATTTCGTGAGTGCTATCATTAGGATGGGAGACATTGACGTTCTCACTGGATCCAGCGGTGAAATAAGGAGGAATTGCAGAAAAGCGAATTAA
- the LOC124912811 gene encoding peroxidase 4-like, translating to MALYKTKMTSSSSPSMFVNITTSLFLVMILFSGSSLASLSTNFYHKTCPNVFEAVNSVVKSAIANERRIGASLLRLHFHDCFVNGCDGSILLDDTPSSRGEKTAAPNNRSVRGFNVVDDIKSKVESVCPGVVSCADILAIAARDSVDILGGPEWKVKVGRRDSKTSSFSAANSGVIPPPTSTLSNLINRFQAKGLSAKDMVVLSGAHTIGAARCVTFRNRIYNETNIDSSFAKNRQRNCPAPAGSGDNNLAALDVTTPTTFDNKYYNNLLSKKGLLHSDQILYNGGSTDSFVEAYSKKPEDFSEDFVSAIIRMGDIDVLTGSSGEIRRNCRKAN from the exons ATGGCTCTATAT AAAACTAAAATGACATCTTCTTCATCCCCTTCAATGTTTGTGAACATTACAACCTCACTCTTTTTGGTGATGATCTTGTTCTCGGGCAGTTCATTGGCGTCGCTTTCAACCAATTTCTACCACAAAACATGTCCAAATGTTTTTGAAGCCGTCAACTCTGTAGTCAAATCCGCGATCGCCAATGAGAGGCGCATTGGAGCTTCCCTCCTTCGCCTCCACTTTCACGATTGCTTcgtaaat GGTTGTGACGGTTCCATACTACTCGACGACACCCCTTCATCCAGAGGCGAGAAGACAGCAGCCCCGAACAACAGATCTGTCCGAGGATTCAATGTTGTTGACGATATCAAGTCAAAGGTGGAGAGTGTATGTCCGGGCGTGGTCTCTTGCGCGGATATCTTGGCTATAGCTGCTCGTGACTCCGTAGACATT CTTGGAGGGCCGGAGTGGAAGGTAAAAGTTGGTAGAAGAGACTCAAAAACATCGAGCTTTTCAGCTGCTAACAGTGGTGTGATTCCGCCCCCAACTTCAACTCTTAGCAACCTCATAAACCGGTTCCAAGCTAAGGGTCTATCGGCTAAGGACATGGTGGTCCTTTCcg GGGCACACACAATAGGTGCGGCAAGATGTGTCACATTTAGAAACCGCATATACAATGAAACCAACATAGACTCATCCTTTGCCAAGAATAGGCAAAGAAATTGCCCTGCCCCAGCAGGGTCCGGTGACAACAACCTAGCCGCTCTCGATGTTACTACTCCAACCACATTCGATAACAAGTACTACAATAATCTTTTGTCGAAGAAGGGACTTCTTCACTCCGACCAAATTCTCTACAACGGTGGCTCAACCGACTCTTTTGTTGAGGCTTACAGCAAGAAGCCCGAAGACTTTTCCGAGGATTTCGTGAGTGCTATCATTAGGATGGGAGACATTGACGTTCTCACTGGATCCAGCGGTGAAATAAGGAGGAATTGCAGAAAAGCAAATTAA
- the LOC124911395 gene encoding peroxidase 4-like, with the protein MTSSSPSMLVNITTSLLLVMILFSGSSLASLSTNFYHKTCPQVFEAVNSVVKSAIAKERRMGASLLRLHFHDCFVNGCDGSILLDDTPSFRGEKTAAPNNRSVRGFNVVDDIKSKVESVCPGVVSCADILAIAARDSVDILGGPEWKVKLGRRDSKTSSFSAANSGVIPPPTSTLSNLINRFQAKGLSAKDMVVLSGAHTIGAARCVTFRNRIYNETNIDSSFAKNRQRNCPAPAGSGDNNLAALDVTTPTTFDNKYYKNLLSKKGILHSDQILHNGGLTDSFVEFYSKRSGDFSKDFERAMIKMGGIDVLTGSNGEIRRNCRKAN; encoded by the exons ATGACATCTTCTTCCCCTTCAATGCTTGTGAACATCACAACCTCACTCCTTTTGGTGATGATCTTGTTCTCGGGCAGTTCATTGGCATCGCTTTCAACCAATTTCTACCACAAAACATGTCCACAAGTTTTTGAAGCCGTCAACTCTGTAGTCAAATCCGCAATCGCCAAGGAAAGGCGCATGGGAGCTTCCCTCCTTCGCCTCCACTTTCACGATTGCTttgtaaat GGTTGTGACGGTTCCATACTACTCGACGACACCCCTTCATTTAGAGGCGAGAAGACAGCAGCCCCAAACAACAGATCTGTCCGAGGATTCAATGTTGTCGACGATATCAAGTCAAAGGTGGAGAGTGTTTGTCCCGGCGTGGTCTCTTGTGCGGATATCTTGGCTATAGCTGCTCGCGACTCTGTAGACATT CTTGGAGGGCCGGAGTGGAAGGTGAAACTTGGTAGAAGAGACTCAAAAACATCGAGCTTTTCAGCTGCTAACAGTGGTGTGATTCCGCCTCCGACTTCAACTCTTAGCAACCTCATAAACCGGTTCCAAGCTAAGGGTCTATCGGCTAAGGACATGGTGGTCCTTTCcg GGGCACACACAATAGGTGCGGCAAGATGTGTCACATTTAGAAACCGCATATACAATGAAACCAACATAGACTCATCATTTGCCAAGAATAGGCAAAGAAATTGCCCTGCCCCAGCAGGGTCTGGTGACAACAACCTAGCCGCTCTCGATGTTACTACTCCAACCACATTCGATAACAAGTACTACAAGAATCTTTTGTCGAAAAAGGGAATTCTTCACTCCGACCAAATTCTCCACAATGGTGGTTTGACCGACTCTTTTGTCGAGTTTTACAGCAAGAGATCCGGAGACTTTTCCAAAGATTTCGAAAGAGCTATGATTAAGATGGGAGGGATTGATGTTCTCACCGGATCAAATGGTGAAATAAGGAGGAACTGCAGAAAGGCGAATTAA
- the LOC124912415 gene encoding uncharacterized protein LOC124912415, with protein sequence MGSNEQKDPLKKIEWKPMVDSMVNETSGGQATKKRLPKKIRQIPDFYFLPRRSIPSGIAYYGSWILAGIGAGMLTEIWIDKKTKEDGGGVVWEFGK encoded by the exons ATGGGATCTAATGAACAAAAAGACCCATTAAAGAAGATAGAATGGAAACCTATGGTCGACTCGATGGTTAATGAGACAAGTGGTGGACAAGCCACGAAAAAACGTCTTCCAAAAAAGATTAGGCAAATTCCTGATTTCTATTTTCTTCCTCGAAGGTCGATACCCTCTGGTATAGCTTACTATGGGTCATGGATTCTTGCTGGGATTGGTGCAGGTATGCTAACTGAGATATGGATAGATAAGAAGACTAAAG AGGATGGTGGTGGTGTTGTTTGGGAGTTTGGCAAATAA